A portion of the Paenibacillus hamazuiensis genome contains these proteins:
- a CDS encoding sugar phosphate isomerase/epimerase family protein produces the protein MKIALDPYMYRHLPIPKMVDKVAELGYEYIELSPREDFFPFYKYPRVDKARMKEFKNALRDAGVKLSSLLPMQHWAGPDEADREAAVRNWKRCIEVAVEMDVDVLNTEFTGHRDKPYICEQMFMRSMEELLPIIEKTGIRLHIQAHPFDFIERNNEAVDLIRGLDKDFIGYFYAVPHTFFYDDGKGDICAMLDYAGDKLKHINFADTYNHRGSSRLRYVVNPPGINATVHQHLDIGKGDINWDVLFAKLREIKFDGIATVAVFGEEHRADDSSRFMLERLKKELL, from the coding sequence ATGAAAATCGCATTGGATCCATACATGTACCGGCATTTGCCGATTCCCAAAATGGTGGATAAGGTTGCCGAACTGGGATACGAATACATCGAGCTGTCGCCGAGAGAAGATTTTTTTCCTTTTTACAAATATCCCCGGGTCGATAAGGCAAGAATGAAAGAATTTAAAAATGCGCTGCGCGATGCAGGAGTTAAGCTGTCGTCTTTATTGCCTATGCAGCATTGGGCCGGCCCTGACGAAGCGGACAGGGAAGCGGCCGTGAGAAACTGGAAACGCTGCATCGAGGTGGCTGTTGAAATGGACGTTGACGTATTAAACACCGAGTTTACAGGGCATAGAGACAAACCGTATATTTGCGAGCAAATGTTTATGCGGTCCATGGAAGAGCTGCTTCCCATTATTGAAAAAACGGGTATTCGTCTTCATATTCAGGCCCATCCGTTTGATTTCATCGAACGTAACAACGAAGCGGTGGATCTTATTCGCGGTTTGGACAAAGACTTCATCGGTTATTTTTACGCGGTGCCGCACACCTTCTTCTATGATGACGGCAAAGGCGATATTTGCGCCATGCTGGATTACGCGGGCGATAAGCTGAAGCATATCAATTTTGCGGATACTTACAACCATAGAGGTTCTTCGCGTCTTCGGTACGTGGTCAATCCGCCGGGAATTAATGCGACTGTGCACCAGCATCTGGATATCGGCAAAGGCGATATTAACTGGGACGTTTTATTCGCGAAATTGCGCGAGATCAAATTTGACGGAATAGCTACGGTTGCCGTATTCGGGGAGGAACATAGAGCCGACGACTCGAGCAGGTT